One region of Alosa sapidissima isolate fAloSap1 chromosome 1, fAloSap1.pri, whole genome shotgun sequence genomic DNA includes:
- the napgb gene encoding N-ethylmaleimide-sensitive factor attachment protein, gamma b isoform X1, translated as MAAQKINEAHEHIAKAEKCLKTSMTKWKPDFDSAATEYSKAAVAFKHAKQFDQAKEAYLKEAEYHTENKALFHAAKAYEQAGMMLKDMKRMPEAIQLIEKACVMYVENGTAGTAGIALDRAGKLMEPMDLEKAVDLYQKAAYVFETEDRLTQAAEMLGKASRLLVRLRKLDDAAASLQKEKTMYKDLENYPTCFKKTTAQVLIHLHRGDFVAADKCVRESYSFPGYNNSEDCVAMETLLQGYDEQDEDQVHRVCNSPLLKYMDNDYAKLAISLRVPGGGGGKKKKTPAAPQGGAGGPAAAAADDDDYEEGGLC; from the exons TCAACGAAGCCCATGAGCACATCGCTAAAGCAGAGAAATG CCTGAAGACAAGCATGACCAAATGGAAGCCAGACTTTGATAGTGCTGCCACAGAATATTCAAAAGCAG CTGTGGCTTTCAAACATGCAAAACAGTTTGATCAAGCCAAGGAGGCATATCTGAAGGAGGCAGAGTACCACACAGAAAACAAAGC GCTTTTTCACGCCGCCAA AGCATATGAACAAGCAGGCATGATGCTAAAG GATATGAAGCGCATGCCAGAGGCCATCCAGCTCATAGAGAAAGCCTGCGTCATGTACGTGGAGAATGGCACTGCTGGGACCGCTGGCATTGCACTGGACAGAGCGGGAAA ACTCATGGAACCAATGGATCTGGAGAAGGCTGTGGATCTTTATCAGAAAGCTGCATATGTGTTTGAG actgAAGATCGATTGACACAGGCTGCAGAGATGCTGGGGAAAGCTTCAAGGCTGCTGGTCCGCCTTCGCAA GCTTGATGATGCAGCCGCCTCCCTCCAGAAAGAGAAGACCATGTACAAAGACTTAGAAAATTACCCCACATGTTTCAAG AAAACAACTGCACAGGTGTTGATTCATCTTCACAGAGGGGACTTTGTGGCCGCTGACAAGTGCGTCAGAGAAAGCTACAG TTTCCCAGGGTACAACAACAGTGAGGACTGTGTAGCCATGGAGACCCTTCTACAGGGATATGACGAGCAAGATGAAGACCAGGTGCACCGTGTGTGCAACAGCCCTCTGCTCAAGTACATGGATAACGAC TATGCCAAGCTGGCCATCAGTCTAAGGGTACCtggaggaggcggtggcaagaagaagaagacccCTGCAGCACCACAGGGGGGCGCTGGAGGAccagctgctgcagcagcagaCGATGATGACTATGAAGAAGGAGGCCTGTGTTAG
- the napgb gene encoding N-ethylmaleimide-sensitive factor attachment protein, gamma b isoform X2 yields the protein MCVIVPWMSCICSLQTHFKQVFLCCNVQLTSKGFPGHIHNDEICPHDLCWCLSLWTKTSEKKYIAYEQAGMMLKDMKRMPEAIQLIEKACVMYVENGTAGTAGIALDRAGKLMEPMDLEKAVDLYQKAAYVFETEDRLTQAAEMLGKASRLLVRLRKLDDAAASLQKEKTMYKDLENYPTCFKKTTAQVLIHLHRGDFVAADKCVRESYSFPGYNNSEDCVAMETLLQGYDEQDEDQVHRVCNSPLLKYMDNDYAKLAISLRVPGGGGGKKKKTPAAPQGGAGGPAAAAADDDDYEEGGLC from the exons ATGTGCGTCATTGTTCCTTGGATGAGTTGCATTTGTAGTTTACAGACCCATTTTAAACAGGTTTTCCTCTGTTGTAACGTGCAGCTGACATCAAAGGGATTTCCAGGGCACATACATAATGATGAAATATGTCCACATGATCTATGTTGGTGtttgtcactttggacaaaaacaTCTGAGAAAAAGTACAT AGCATATGAACAAGCAGGCATGATGCTAAAG GATATGAAGCGCATGCCAGAGGCCATCCAGCTCATAGAGAAAGCCTGCGTCATGTACGTGGAGAATGGCACTGCTGGGACCGCTGGCATTGCACTGGACAGAGCGGGAAA ACTCATGGAACCAATGGATCTGGAGAAGGCTGTGGATCTTTATCAGAAAGCTGCATATGTGTTTGAG actgAAGATCGATTGACACAGGCTGCAGAGATGCTGGGGAAAGCTTCAAGGCTGCTGGTCCGCCTTCGCAA GCTTGATGATGCAGCCGCCTCCCTCCAGAAAGAGAAGACCATGTACAAAGACTTAGAAAATTACCCCACATGTTTCAAG AAAACAACTGCACAGGTGTTGATTCATCTTCACAGAGGGGACTTTGTGGCCGCTGACAAGTGCGTCAGAGAAAGCTACAG TTTCCCAGGGTACAACAACAGTGAGGACTGTGTAGCCATGGAGACCCTTCTACAGGGATATGACGAGCAAGATGAAGACCAGGTGCACCGTGTGTGCAACAGCCCTCTGCTCAAGTACATGGATAACGAC TATGCCAAGCTGGCCATCAGTCTAAGGGTACCtggaggaggcggtggcaagaagaagaagacccCTGCAGCACCACAGGGGGGCGCTGGAGGAccagctgctgcagcagcagaCGATGATGACTATGAAGAAGGAGGCCTGTGTTAG